The genome window GGTGCTTCACCATCATGAAAGCAATGGTTAACACATTTATCTTGTGTATTTCACAGATGTTCTGCATAATACTATAAATTAAGCAGTCTTGTGAAACTGTGTTGGTCTAAGGAATATCCTGAGGAAGTATCTAATGTAGGTTTAACCTAAATGTATTATACGTAATAAAGCATTCTGTCCTAGTTTTATATTAGTACAGTGATGATAAGGTAGATCATAGTTCTCCTTTGTGAAGtaagtttttttgttcaaacgtttttttactaaaataaaccaCATGTGGTGATTCAACcggatttctttttctgtatgtAAAGTGCACATTGCAGCCAATCGCACAAGCTACACATGCTGAATACATCAGTGAGCAAATTGCCGCTATACATGTTCCCTGACAAATAGAGTGAGATAATCAGTGAATGAATAATTGACCTTCTGATTGGAGGACGGCTGATTTATTCCCTGAGCACACCACTAATTATTACAGTCGCCATTGCTGCTGTGTAAGAAGAGGGAAGAGATAGGctttaaaatacttaaagacaacaaattaaatgttactgaaagtttgatttgtttgacaaCAACTTGCAAAGAAAGCcatatgtaataaatatgtgCAAAGCAAAACCAACAAGACTTGTCCCAGATCATACTCATTAATGCTTTATAAAAGCatagttttcacatttcatcaagCTCAAGagataaatgagaaaaatatatgacatttttagtcatttttagaTGACTAAAAATGGCACAACAGAGAGAAAGATTATGAGACTTACGGAGAGCATGCCACTCATCCTGACGTATGGTCTTTGTGATGTTGATGGGTAAATTCCGTGGAAGGATGGACGAAGAATAGTGATACTTGACTGGGGTACATCTTTGAATTACTCCtggtaaaaagacaaaatgaaaaagacagtTATAATCAGAGCAGCAAGGTTTACTGAAGGAGAGAAGGAAGTTAGAATTGCATTTTAAACCTTCGCTCTTTTTTTCTGGGATGATGCGACGATGTGTGCACAGACatagcatttatttttcacccTGTCTGAGTTCTAATTTTTCGAGCTGGGCCTTTTAACCTTGTTGTTCTCCACTCTAGCACAGTAATTAAAGAGGGATTAGGAAACAATGTGGTACATGGATTATACTCCCAAAGGTTTCATATGTAAATGTTCTGATTTAAAGTGAATCTCATCATATTTTGTgcatgaattttgtttttcagagtcCATCTCTGTATTCTCGCTCTGGCTCCTTTTTAGCAGTTTCTGAGCAAATCAACACTTTATATACTGAAATAAAGactcatttattaaaataaactggaGTTTCTTTCATAGGTCTATGGcgacataaacatttttattacatttcttgaAGAAGGCCACAATTCAGACAATCTTTGATTCAAAACACAAGAAGCACAGCTCTTTTGTTTACTGTATAGGATCTTCAAGGTTTTAGATGACAGCTCTTGGTAATGGCATTCCAGGCTATAATCTGTCATGATGTGTCCTTATgtaaataaaggaaagaaaactaGAATATGACAAGAAAATTGCTGGTGATGAAAATATGCTGCTTTGCCTCCCCCCTCACTTCACATCTACTAGCAACCTCAGATCTGATACCACATAAATTGGTGACATTGAAAGCATAAAACGAGCAGATAGATTTATTTCAATCTAGCAATGCTGGTCCATTTAAATTACACCAAGATAGAAAGAAAGCGTCTCAAGTTGGGATTTAAGTGATTAGTAAATGGGATTGTTCACTGCTGAAAAAAACCTCTAAAATTCTCACTTCAAAAAGGCTAAGAAAATCTTAAAGAAAATCCAAGGCAATATTAATTTGGTAACTGTGTAATGTCTATGAACATTATGGTTTGATATGTATTTGGGTTTTTGGCATGCTTCAACtagaaaataattataaatgtgtgttttttttcctcccctatGTTTGTCAGttctaataaaataatcattttcaatttctgatattatttgatttcattattttctaaaacttaaaaatgtgaaaaacttttcACATATCACATTACTAGATATTTTGTTGCATATCTTAAGAAATACATTAGTCTATGGAGGCATAGCCAATACCTATAAGTAACCACTTGAAACATTcattgttgatttaaataagAGTTTGCCTATATTTGcgaataaaacacatttaaatcacTTTGGAGTTGCTTTAAAATACTCCAATAATCTAGTGTCCCGGCTCTAGCTGAATGCAGTTTGTCCGAGTGTTGGGACAATCCCTTCTCATCAGCAAAGATTACTCCAAATGCAGCTGAGATGTATGGAGTTTGGGATGATTGGATGCTAAAGTAGCCATTTGGAGCTGATTTTTCTTTACCATCAGTTATGTTTACCTTGTTTCAGGTGTGAAATTCTGCTAAGTGCAGAGTGAGCAGCATTCCTTGAAAGATGCATACGTTGACATAAAGTTTTGGTTCAGTGAAGTTTACTTTCTCTGCAGTAGCTGCAGGAAAACTTTCATGTTCCCAAAGGCCACAGATTAGTGATAGCTGGGAATCATCTTGGCTTTGTTTTGGTGCTGCTTTCTAAAGTTATAAAACTGCATTGTGCGCTTAGTTCCGAACATAAACATTCTGTATGTGTTCAAGTGCAAAACAGTGCTGTATTCAATCTGTGCACATGCATACTGACAGACTTAGTATTCTGTCAATACATATTACAAAAGCATGTATTGTTACACCCCTACTGacaagaacataaaaacatgtttactctGAATGGGTAAAACCCAATTTTTAAGTTGTCCGCCGGATGTCagcttaaagggacagtattatgtatttttcaggcacataaaaccattttatagcataatctagtaactatgttactttcagttgttataaaaatgctgatatatcaaacatgacttaaaagaaatgtgactttgcaaattaacatcttgaaattgggcctctgtctctttaagaagttcctGCTCTTTTTGACACCCGGCCTTCatcacatcatcacaacaatgcttctctaTTAAGTTGTTTACCACATTCTTGCCTCCCTTATTATTAATAGTTCAGTTCCTATGAACTTGAGAAGTTCCTATGATGACCTCAGCAGATtctcagttccaccagatgcttgctaattgttgctgccactagtctggaggagcagaCTGGGGGAGGGGCATtatgtgaggcagaagctcagctTAGAGACTGCAGCTGTGTGGAAAAAGGCGGCGCTGGTGAGACCAGGCGTTTATGGACTGCCAAATGGTTGCttgggagattaaagaatttctcaaacatgcattaaagaatcaaagcaatgcttcagatgagggaataacattatagcatgatATGTAGTTCAAAAAAGCTATATATCTTAATACCCACcttcctttaaaataataaacaaatataaattaatacTTTCGAACATTTGGACAATCAATAATGACTGcagtatttccattttattttctcagtgttTAATATTTATACTCCATCTGTGTTTATTCTACCAAGTACTGATCTATTGAATCCACACTgataaaatgttaagaaaaatgtgtaaagtCCCACAATTTCAATCAGAACacatcaaataaatataaagtaattTAGAGTCTTGATCACCTTTATTTACAACACCTGACTTTCTCAATACTGCTCTATGATAAgatatgttttctgttgtgtaTTTTAGGTTCAAATTAGCATTCTACTAGGTAAACAAAGATCTGACACAGAATCCCAATTAAGGTATTTTTGGCCATATTAGTTGGTGTGCATGTAAAACCACACATGCTCAATTTAAACCCCCAAACAAGATAActaatgtttgatatttatgtATCTaagtcaaaaacacacaatcaaaTGAGTGTAAAGAGAAAATAGCAGTCTCTTACTTTCTTTTGGTAACTGTTACTGGTCTAAGTGAATAATCTATGAACGAAATCAAATTACTTTGTTATCAGTGCTGCCACTTTCACTTAGCAACAACTCAAACATGAAATGAGTGAAATGTGAATTTCCGAATCAGACACAGCTTTCAAATCTGGGAAATAACATCTATTAGATTTGACtgcataaaacatttacatcctGCAGCATTAAAACCaccataaatattttattatgtttaaaactgaggccatttttttaaaatcagggaCTCCCCAATGAACTCACAGAGATTAGtatgttatatttaaaaaaaaaactgaggcaaagaaaaatgaagtaaCAAACCAGGACTTTTCAAACAAGATTAATACTTTGTAATGATTATTGTGTAAAAATCTGTCGACATTAATCGGAGAATTTAGGACAACTAAAAAAGAGGTATAAGTGGTTGATACTTGACAAAATGAGTTGCTAGAAGTGACagtttcattattgttttttagcttgttttaaggtGAACTGGTCAATAAATCTGCCACCactcaaaacatttcacaagaTAATAACATTGACAGCTGTTTCACTAGATAGGAAACTCCATGTTGTTGTGCAAGTGCTCAGTTTTTGTTACTGACTGAATTGGACAGGGGGCACAATTAGATGAAATGCCATTTTTCATCTAATTGTGCTTCTAGAATCTAAACTGCATCAAGTTCCTGCACAACCAGTAACCTCAGCAGCTATACCATTATTATCATTAACCGACAAAAGATCAATAACAAAGAAAGCTGAGTTAATAAATGGATGGGGGTGGGAGGCATCTACTATGTATGCATGTGTATACTTTACagaatatatatgtattttaaatatatttaaatagcaTGCTAGGCAGTGAAAAAGGTTCTGATTCTGTAACAGTATGATTCTTTCAGCACCACGGACAGAGAACGATCACAACACGAAAATTGCCAAGTGACATGTAACATTTTAACGCGGAAACCCATCACTGTATGATGCATCTGGATTGTTCTGCTTCATGTCAGCTTAGGTGTGAGCTCATCGCCGAGAATCACGGCCTGCTGTACAGCAACAGCCAGGTCTCCATCCCCCCTCTGTTTACCTTTGTAAATAAGGTCCTCGGTCTCCAGGTCGAATCCTTCCCGGTGACACTTCCTCCAAAGCCCGGAGACGGTCGAGTTGAACTGTCTGCTGCAGTGGGATTCCATTGAAGACGACGCGGGCAGAAAGTGCCGCTTCCCCCTAACGAGAGGAGCAGCATCTGGGCCGGTTTCTGGAGGCATCTGGAGGGGGAGGTTGTGGTTTGAAATGTAGATGTAACCGGGGTCGTTCCGCTTGTTGGCATAGTTTTTGCACCTCTCTCGGTGTCTCCTGGCGTCGGTCTCGTACCAGTAGTCGGTGCAGATCGCCATGGCGAGGAGACCCAGTGCGCAAAAAGCCAAGAAAAGCCCAGCGCTGGTTAATATTTTCATAGCGGCCATCTTCCTTTGCTCGATGGAGAGCCCAAACAGTGGCAAGAAGGTTCTTCCGTGGCCGTGGTGGTGATGGTTTGGGCTGGTACCGGCGTGAAACAATTCACGACGGCACTCAGAGCTTCCTGCAGTCCTTCGCCGGGAGCATGATGCTGCAAGGCCGTAACGGGGTGGACGGGATGCTGCGCTCTATTGTTGTGGTGCCCGGTGCATGAAATGTTGTTCCCACC of Xiphophorus couchianus chromosome 4, X_couchianus-1.0, whole genome shotgun sequence contains these proteins:
- the tmem276b gene encoding transmembrane protein 178B, with amino-acid sequence MAAMKILTSAGLFLAFCALGLLAMAICTDYWYETDARRHRERCKNYANKRNDPGYIYISNHNLPLQMPPETGPDAAPLVRGKRHFLPASSSMESHCSRQFNSTVSGLWRKCHREGFDLETEDLIYKGVIQRCTPVKYHYSSSILPRNLPINITKTIRQDEWHALHLRRMTAGFVGMAVSIILFGWIIGVLGCCQQHDLMQYVAGLLFLMGGTCCIISLCTCVAGINFELSRYPRYMYGLPEDISHGYGWSMFCAWGGLGLTLLAGFLCTLAPSLSTPARTTTHKPRQENGTV